The proteins below are encoded in one region of Winogradskyella helgolandensis:
- a CDS encoding metal-dependent transcriptional regulator — protein MITLTEENYIKAIYHLGNNGINSVNTNAIAEAMSTKASSVTDMVKKLSEKNYADYKKYQGVTLTDDGRRVAVNIIRKHRLWEVFLVEKLNFSWDEVHEVAEHLEHIKSDKLIDELDAFLEFPTYDPHGDPIPDKEGNFKHIEKIVLAKAEVGSTYKCVGVDDTSSHFLKYLDSNNIGLGTIITIKHKEPFDNSIKIALENSEIVVSQSVAKNLYLKRV, from the coding sequence ATGATTACACTAACAGAAGAAAACTACATTAAAGCCATTTACCATCTAGGTAATAACGGTATCAATTCAGTTAATACTAATGCTATTGCAGAGGCTATGAGCACCAAAGCCTCTTCTGTTACGGATATGGTTAAAAAATTATCTGAAAAGAATTATGCCGATTATAAAAAATACCAAGGTGTTACGTTAACGGATGATGGTAGGCGTGTTGCGGTTAATATTATTCGGAAACATCGCCTTTGGGAAGTGTTTTTAGTAGAAAAATTAAATTTTTCTTGGGATGAGGTGCATGAAGTTGCAGAACATTTAGAGCATATTAAATCGGATAAGCTTATTGACGAACTCGATGCGTTTTTAGAATTCCCTACATACGATCCTCATGGCGATCCAATTCCTGATAAGGAAGGGAACTTTAAACATATTGAAAAAATTGTTTTAGCTAAAGCCGAGGTCGGATCAACTTACAAATGTGTTGGCGTCGATGATACGTCTTCTCATTTTTTGAAATATTTAGACAGTAACAATATCGGTCTTGGAACCATAATTACCATAAAGCACAAAGAGCCTTTTGATAATTCTATAAAAATAGCTTTAGAAAATTCTGAAATTGTAGTCTCTCAAAGTGTAGCCAAAAATCTATATTTGAAGAGGGTTTAA
- a CDS encoding DUF6503 family protein — MSPMFKSSIICLLLLTLTTSCKNEKKEPVEVETPEPIIENKILTPVEKIEEAYNKEGFLSNEAIELDMVISFGGKERLNGKMTYLTNSTKGKIELNDGSFIYYDGSKVFHSADLKNEKAARFDAYTWMYFLLFQTKLSDEGTIWSDVEALELNEKTYNAQTLTFEANTGDAPDDWYVVYSDPETHMMDYVAYIVTVNKSTEAAEADPHAIGYSNYKMIDGVPIAHNWEFYEWSKDGGLGKVIGNATLNNVKFVTPDANTFSIPVDFIEK, encoded by the coding sequence ATGTCTCCTATGTTTAAGTCTAGTATCATTTGTCTTTTGCTTTTAACACTTACTACAAGTTGTAAAAATGAAAAGAAAGAACCGGTTGAAGTCGAAACTCCAGAGCCTATAATAGAAAATAAGATTTTAACTCCTGTTGAAAAAATTGAGGAGGCTTACAATAAAGAGGGGTTTTTGTCTAATGAGGCTATTGAGTTAGACATGGTTATTAGCTTTGGTGGTAAAGAACGCCTTAATGGAAAAATGACTTATTTAACGAATTCAACAAAAGGTAAAATCGAATTAAATGATGGTTCATTCATTTACTATGATGGATCTAAAGTGTTTCATTCTGCAGATCTTAAAAATGAAAAAGCAGCTCGATTTGATGCTTATACTTGGATGTATTTCTTATTGTTTCAAACTAAATTAAGTGATGAAGGCACAATTTGGTCTGATGTAGAGGCTTTAGAGCTTAATGAGAAAACTTATAATGCACAAACGCTAACCTTCGAAGCAAATACTGGTGATGCACCAGATGATTGGTATGTTGTTTATAGTGATCCTGAAACACATATGATGGATTATGTCGCTTATATTGTTACAGTTAATAAATCTACAGAGGCAGCAGAAGCTGATCCGCATGCTATTGGATATTCTAATTATAAAATGATAGATGGTGTGCCAATTGCACATAATTGGGAGTTTTATGAATGGTCTAAAGATGGTGGTCTAGGAAAGGTGATTGGTAATGCAACGCTTAATAACGTGAAGTTTGTAACTCCAGATGCAAATACATTTTCTATTCCTGTGGATTTTATAGAAAAATAA
- a CDS encoding SCO family protein — protein sequence MSFLSFFKGYKNFGIFFFVLCVVIITIIYNVLNVKQPLPIYQPGMVSEELVDSTIQYKLKYHKIADFSLINQNGETITQDTYKDKIYISDFFFTTCQTICPIMTDHMAIIQQEIINDDDIMLLSHTVTPKIDTVAQLKKYALEKGVIDRKWNLVTGDKKQIYELARKSYLAVKTDGNGDEYDMIHTENFMLIDKKRQIRGFYDGTKPEDIEQILEDIETLKYFGGS from the coding sequence ATGTCATTTCTTTCTTTTTTTAAGGGTTACAAAAACTTCGGAATATTCTTTTTTGTACTTTGTGTAGTCATCATAACTATTATTTATAATGTCTTAAATGTTAAGCAGCCGCTTCCTATATATCAACCTGGTATGGTAAGCGAAGAATTAGTTGATAGTACTATTCAATACAAATTAAAATACCATAAGATTGCTGATTTTAGTTTAATCAATCAAAATGGAGAAACGATAACCCAAGACACCTATAAAGATAAAATCTATATTTCGGATTTCTTCTTTACGACGTGTCAAACTATTTGCCCAATAATGACCGATCACATGGCCATCATACAGCAAGAAATTATTAACGACGATGACATAATGTTATTGTCACATACGGTAACACCAAAAATTGATACAGTAGCGCAACTCAAAAAATATGCGCTTGAAAAAGGTGTGATAGACCGAAAATGGAATTTAGTCACAGGAGATAAAAAGCAAATCTACGAACTGGCCAGAAAAAGCTACCTAGCCGTTAAGACTGATGGTAATGGGGATGAATACGATATGATTCATACCGAAAACTTTATGTTAATTGACAAAAAACGTCAAATTAGAGGCTTTTATGATGGTACAAAACCTGAAGATATTGAACAAATTTTAGAAGATATTGAAACCTTAAAGTACTTTGGTGGCTCTTAG
- a CDS encoding FeoA family protein: MTLTLADLKRGQQGIITDVSSIHIPLKLLEMGCLPGNFVELVQVAPFADPMYLNINGTHLAIRKETAIHIIIETAHE, from the coding sequence ATAACGTTGACATTAGCAGATTTAAAACGCGGGCAACAAGGCATTATTACCGATGTGTCTTCTATACATATTCCATTAAAACTTCTCGAAATGGGGTGTTTGCCTGGTAATTTTGTAGAGCTTGTGCAAGTGGCTCCCTTTGCAGATCCAATGTATCTTAATATTAATGGTACACATTTAGCCATTAGAAAAGAAACTGCTATTCATATTATAATTGAAACTGCGCATGAGTAA
- the feoB gene encoding ferrous iron transport protein B has translation MSKQINVALIGNPNTGKTSVFNALTGLNQKVGNYPGITVEKKEGICKLPRGVKAHIIDLPGTYSLNASSLDENVVIELLLNKNDKDYPDVAVVVSDVENLKRNLLLFTQIKDLKIPTILVINMADRMEYKGISLNLDHLEEELKTKIALISTRKNKGIDKLKELIATHKELSIEPCLDASTIDEAYFSNLRKAFPNQLLYKLWLVITQDVNFGKTDRKTYEAVEDFKTKSKTDLKRLQQRETIKRYQFINETLKEGQTIDLKSAKDLRIKLDRILTHKVWGYLIFGVILLTIFQAIYDWSSIPMDFIDSSFASLSEWTKNTLPEGAFTNLLAEGIISGLGGIVIFIPQIAFLFLFISVLEESGYMSRVVFLMDRIMRRFGLSGKSVVPLISGTACAIPAIMATRNIESWKERLITILVTPFTTCSARLPVYLIIIALVIPEGRILGLSYQALTLMLLYLIGFGAAVGSAWILNKILKLKSKSFFVVEMPNYKLPLFKNVVLTVLEKTKAFVFGAGKIILAISIVLWFLASYGPGDNFNNAESIITEQYAGENLPEDELNQKIESHKLEHSFIGIAGHAIEPAIRPLGYDWKIGIAIVSSFAAREVFVGTLATIYSVGSDEEETIKNRMAGEVNPILGGPLFNFASGISLLLFYAFAMQCMSTLAIVKKETNSWKWPMYQLVIMSAFAYIVALVAYQVLK, from the coding sequence ATGAGTAAGCAAATCAACGTCGCATTAATAGGAAATCCCAACACCGGAAAAACATCTGTTTTCAATGCCCTTACAGGGTTAAACCAAAAGGTCGGTAATTACCCTGGTATTACGGTTGAAAAAAAAGAAGGTATTTGTAAACTGCCACGAGGAGTAAAAGCACATATCATAGATTTACCCGGAACCTATAGTTTAAATGCATCGTCTTTAGATGAAAATGTAGTTATTGAACTGCTGCTTAATAAAAATGATAAAGATTATCCAGATGTTGCTGTTGTTGTCAGTGACGTGGAAAACTTAAAACGAAATTTACTATTATTCACACAAATTAAAGACTTAAAGATTCCTACAATTTTAGTGATTAATATGGCTGACAGGATGGAATACAAAGGTATTTCATTAAATCTAGACCATTTAGAAGAGGAACTCAAAACTAAAATTGCGTTAATAAGTACAAGAAAAAACAAGGGTATAGATAAATTAAAAGAATTAATTGCCACTCATAAAGAACTCTCTATAGAACCTTGTTTGGATGCATCTACTATAGATGAAGCGTATTTTAGTAATTTAAGAAAAGCATTTCCTAACCAGTTATTGTACAAACTGTGGTTAGTCATAACGCAAGATGTTAACTTCGGAAAAACAGACCGAAAAACATATGAAGCGGTTGAAGATTTTAAAACTAAATCTAAAACAGATTTAAAACGACTACAACAAAGAGAAACCATAAAGCGTTACCAATTTATAAACGAAACGCTAAAAGAAGGACAAACCATTGACCTGAAATCTGCAAAAGATTTACGTATAAAATTGGATAGAATTCTAACGCACAAAGTTTGGGGTTATTTAATTTTTGGGGTTATTTTATTAACTATTTTTCAAGCTATTTACGATTGGTCTAGCATTCCAATGGATTTTATAGATAGCTCGTTTGCATCCTTAAGTGAGTGGACAAAAAACACCTTACCGGAAGGAGCATTTACGAATCTTTTAGCTGAAGGTATTATTTCAGGACTTGGAGGTATTGTAATATTTATCCCTCAAATTGCCTTCTTGTTTCTATTTATTTCAGTATTAGAAGAAAGCGGCTATATGAGTCGTGTGGTGTTTCTAATGGATCGCATTATGCGTCGTTTTGGATTGAGCGGCAAAAGTGTGGTACCCTTAATTTCAGGAACAGCTTGTGCAATTCCGGCGATTATGGCAACGCGGAATATTGAAAGCTGGAAAGAACGTTTAATCACCATCTTAGTAACACCGTTTACAACGTGTTCGGCAAGATTACCTGTCTATCTTATTATTATCGCTTTGGTTATTCCAGAAGGACGCATACTCGGTTTAAGTTATCAAGCCTTAACCTTAATGTTATTGTACCTAATTGGTTTTGGTGCAGCTGTTGGCTCTGCTTGGATTTTAAATAAAATATTGAAATTAAAAAGTAAGAGTTTCTTTGTGGTAGAAATGCCAAATTACAAATTACCGTTGTTTAAAAATGTGGTATTAACGGTTTTAGAAAAAACAAAAGCTTTTGTATTTGGAGCTGGTAAAATTATCCTTGCCATTTCTATTGTGCTTTGGTTTTTGGCATCTTATGGTCCTGGTGATAACTTTAATAATGCAGAAAGCATAATTACAGAACAATACGCTGGGGAGAATTTACCAGAGGACGAATTAAACCAAAAAATAGAATCTCATAAACTAGAGCATTCATTTATTGGTATTGCAGGCCATGCTATAGAACCAGCCATTAGACCGTTAGGTTACGATTGGAAAATTGGGATTGCCATTGTAAGTTCTTTCGCTGCGCGTGAAGTATTTGTTGGAACTTTAGCTACCATCTATAGTGTAGGAAGCGACGAAGAAGAGACTATTAAAAATAGAATGGCAGGAGAAGTAAATCCAATACTTGGAGGCCCTTTATTTAATTTTGCTTCAGGTATTTCATTGCTTCTATTTTATGCCTTTGCCATGCAATGTATGAGTACACTTGCTATTGTGAAAAAAGAGACCAACTCTTGGAAATGGCCAATGTATCAGTTAGTAATTATGAGTGCTTTTGCTTATATTGTAGCATTAGTTGCTTATCAAGTCTTAAAATAA
- a CDS encoding FeoB-associated Cys-rich membrane protein: MNTIIQNILAFSAVGLAILYLVRKYIWPPKIKSAKSCGGDDGCGCH; encoded by the coding sequence ATGAATACTATAATTCAAAACATATTGGCTTTTTCTGCGGTAGGTTTGGCCATTCTTTATCTCGTACGAAAATATATTTGGCCACCCAAAATAAAATCAGCAAAATCTTGTGGAGGTGATGACGGCTGTGGATGTCATTAA
- a CDS encoding TonB-dependent receptor, translated as MRLIILFTLASFSMLNAQNTYKINGVVTAEGEVLPYANIYVETTIKGSTTNENGVYTIKNLEPGTYSIAASFAGYTTQKKKVQITNADVSLNFNLNYNESLDEVIITGTLKPVSRLESPVPVEVYTPTFLKKNPTPNIFEALQNVNGVRPQLNCSVCNTGDIHINGLEGPYTLVLIDGMPIVSGLSTVYGLSGIPNSLIEQIEVVKGPASSLYGSEAVGGLINVITKLPENSPRFFADAFVTGWGETNLDLGFKAKVGEKANVLVGTNYFKYDNPIDNNNDNFTDVTLQDRISIFQKWDFKRTNNRKLSLAGRYFYEDRWGGEMQWNSSYRGGDEIYGESIYTSRFEILGDYQLPMTKKVNLQFSYSDHDQNSVYGNTPYLAQQRIGFGQLIWDKTIYKHDLLFGTALRYNHYNDNTTATITADEVTIPSLFIQDEIDFTEKQSLLLGLRYDYDSRHGSILTPRLAYRYKPTDTDIIRLNAGTGFRVVNLFTEEHAALTGARDVIIQSELQPEESYNVNLNYLKKLYLNNGMYFTFDTSVWYTYFTNAIIPDYDTNPNQIIYDNLDGYSESKGLSFNIDAVFGSGISASVGATFQDVAQTENGERTKQILTEEYSGVWSLSYKNYATNLIFDYTGNLYGPMRLPLLGDLDPREEYSPTWSVQNIQATYDGFNNLEIYGGVKNLLNWTPNKGNPFIIARADDPFDENVQFDGNGDVIATADNPYALTFDPAYVYGPNQGIRLFFGLRYNLN; from the coding sequence ATGAGACTAATAATACTTTTTACCCTCGCTTCCTTTTCAATGTTAAACGCACAAAACACTTATAAAATAAACGGTGTAGTAACTGCAGAAGGTGAAGTGTTGCCCTATGCAAACATCTATGTAGAAACAACGATCAAAGGATCAACAACAAACGAAAATGGGGTTTATACCATCAAAAACTTAGAGCCAGGAACCTATTCTATTGCTGCCTCTTTTGCTGGCTATACCACACAAAAAAAGAAAGTTCAAATCACAAATGCCGATGTTAGCCTAAATTTTAATTTAAACTATAATGAAAGTCTAGATGAAGTTATAATTACGGGAACTTTAAAACCCGTATCACGATTAGAAAGCCCTGTGCCTGTTGAAGTTTATACTCCAACATTTTTAAAGAAAAACCCAACTCCAAATATTTTTGAAGCGCTACAGAATGTCAATGGAGTAAGACCACAATTAAATTGTAGTGTTTGTAATACTGGAGACATTCATATTAACGGACTAGAAGGACCTTACACTTTGGTTTTAATCGATGGTATGCCAATTGTTAGTGGCCTATCTACTGTTTATGGACTTTCTGGCATTCCTAATTCGCTTATCGAACAAATTGAAGTTGTAAAAGGACCTGCATCCTCATTATACGGAAGTGAAGCTGTTGGTGGACTTATAAATGTTATTACAAAATTACCAGAAAATTCGCCTCGTTTTTTCGCTGATGCTTTTGTAACAGGTTGGGGAGAAACAAACTTAGACCTAGGTTTTAAGGCTAAAGTTGGAGAAAAAGCCAATGTATTGGTTGGTACAAATTATTTTAAATACGACAATCCTATAGATAACAACAATGATAATTTTACAGATGTTACGCTTCAAGACCGCATATCTATATTTCAAAAATGGGATTTTAAGCGGACTAACAATCGTAAGCTGTCTTTAGCTGGTCGTTATTTTTATGAAGACCGTTGGGGCGGAGAAATGCAATGGAATTCGAGCTATAGAGGAGGTGACGAAATTTATGGAGAAAGCATTTACACCTCACGTTTCGAAATTTTAGGTGACTACCAATTACCAATGACTAAAAAAGTAAATCTACAGTTTTCATATTCTGATCACGACCAGAACTCAGTGTATGGAAACACACCGTATTTAGCACAACAACGCATTGGATTTGGACAATTAATTTGGGATAAGACCATTTATAAACACGATTTATTATTCGGAACAGCACTACGCTACAATCATTACAACGATAATACTACAGCAACCATAACTGCAGACGAGGTCACAATACCTTCACTTTTTATACAAGATGAAATTGACTTTACTGAAAAACAAAGTTTACTTTTAGGTTTACGTTACGATTATGATAGCAGGCACGGAAGCATTTTGACACCACGATTAGCCTACAGATACAAACCAACCGACACTGATATTATTAGATTGAATGCTGGTACAGGGTTTAGAGTCGTCAACTTATTCACTGAAGAACATGCTGCACTTACAGGAGCACGAGATGTTATAATTCAATCCGAGTTACAACCCGAAGAATCTTACAACGTTAATTTAAACTACCTCAAAAAACTCTACCTCAACAATGGCATGTATTTCACCTTTGATACCTCAGTTTGGTACACCTACTTTACCAATGCCATTATACCAGATTACGATACCAACCCTAATCAAATTATCTATGACAATCTTGATGGCTACTCTGAATCTAAAGGTTTAAGTTTTAATATAGATGCGGTTTTTGGAAGTGGTATTAGTGCTTCAGTTGGTGCTACTTTTCAAGATGTTGCTCAAACTGAAAATGGTGAACGCACCAAACAAATATTAACAGAGGAATACTCTGGTGTTTGGTCATTATCGTATAAAAATTATGCCACTAACCTTATTTTCGATTATACGGGTAATCTTTATGGTCCAATGCGCTTGCCTTTACTTGGCGACTTAGATCCAAGAGAAGAATATTCGCCAACCTGGAGTGTTCAAAATATACAAGCGACCTATGATGGTTTCAATAACTTAGAGATCTATGGTGGAGTAAAAAACTTACTCAACTGGACACCAAACAAAGGAAATCCCTTTATAATCGCGAGGGCAGATGACCCTTTTGATGAAAACGTACAATTTGATGGGAATGGAGATGTTATTGCTACAGCAGATAATCCTTACGCTCTAACTTTTGACCCAGCTTATGTTTATGGGCCTAATCAAGGTATACGACTGTTCTTTGGTTTAAGATATAATTTAAATTAA